The Oceanidesulfovibrio indonesiensis region CGATGAGCCGGACATGCTGCCCGCGGCGACGCAGGCGCTGCCTGCTCAGCCACCGGAAGGGGCGGCGGAAGAGGTGCGCGCGGGCGATGCCGCCGTACCGTCGCTCGATCCGTCTCGCCTGGCGGCCGCGAGCAGCAGCGATATCGATCCTGTTCCGGTCGAGCAGCCTAAACCGGTTGAAAAACCGAAGCCGGTTGAGAAGCCGCAGCCGAAACCGCAGCGGGATAAAGCCGCAGAGCAGCTGGCTGCCGCGTCAGAGACCCCACCGCCGGCAAAACAAGACGCGGCTCCGACCGGAAAAGCCTACGTGGTGCAGCTCGGCGCGCTGAAAAATGCCGATAAGGTCAACGAGGTCGTGAGCAAACTGCGCAGTGCGGGAGACCGTGTTTACAC contains the following coding sequences:
- the dedD gene encoding cell division protein DedD, with the protein product TIVLFALGVIILPGLLDGQKKHYQDEFAAIPLVPKPGDRDEPDMLPAATQALPAQPPEGAAEEVRAGDAAVPSLDPSRLAAASSSDIDPVPVEQPKPVEKPKPVEKPQPKPQRDKAAEQLAAASETPPPAKQDAAPTGKAYVVQLGALKNADKVNEVVSKLRSAGDRVYT